In Halictus rubicundus isolate RS-2024b chromosome 5, iyHalRubi1_principal, whole genome shotgun sequence, one genomic interval encodes:
- the LOC143354438 gene encoding uncharacterized protein LOC143354438 produces the protein MWTTWPRTRRKWHGSSRGGHGARGSRNGFRFIYSVVLAACMAAQETRSAKCPPPDTIPGCPCYNFEDGLFLECAGATEESLRSALSGVIHAAEGEGAIVQSLSVYELDKKVEELRAAAFPPGSQIRHLQISHSAIREISEDAFKRLSKSLESLGLVSGRLPHVPQKAMATLSSLKALDLEANLVHELPSYSFYGLALMKLNLKGNQIVKISEYAFAGLEDTLTDLDLAENKVRVFPMISLRRLEHLTSLRLAWNEVSELPEDGYSRLDALNFLDLSSNNFKKIPLNCFRCCPSLKVLSLYYNGAEFVDKDAFISLIFMESIDLSHNKIVSLDVSTFRANQRLRSIDLSHNHIHYIRGVFSKLPELKELFLAENNILEIPADTFVGSTSLSVVYLQQNAIRRIDARGLATLSQLAQLHLSGNYIEKVPRDFLEPCENLSTLSLDGNNIRELEVDTFAKAKSLRELRLQDNQITEVKRGVFAPLPSLLELHLQNNAITDMETGALRSLHSLQHVNLQGNLLAVLGDVFQVTNDIGQNGNSGSSLVSIQLDNNGLGVLHNDSLRGQASVRIMWLGHNRLTRLQAPLFRDLLLVERLYLTNNSISRIEDTAFQPMQALKYLELSMNRLSHVTVRTFSELHELEELYLQDNGLRRLDPYALTALKRLRVLDLANNHLNVLHDKIFQEGLPIRTLNLKNCTVSVIENGAFRGLNNLYELNLEHNHLTAIALDRLDIPGLRVLRISYNNFSQINGNSLDGLPSLQHLAMDSSQLYRMPSDLFSKNKNLGKLLLSNNLLRMLPALLFLGLDSLKEVKLDGNRFQEIPYDVFTNATTVEFLSLANNEILNVEMARLNGLASLRELDLRGNYIMALSGFAGVNLSRLISVDLSHNHLAALPANFFARSNLLRKVELAANKFHQIPAVALSAQNIPSLAWLNVTANPLVRIHEISSEARYPALQEIHISGTNLTIVTSQDFEAFPALMHLFMGNNMISRVSPSAFRSLLELLTLDLSMNELELLPQERLKGLEHLRLLNLTHNRLKELEDFPPDLKALQVLDLSYNQISGVGKSTFQHLENLAELHLYGNWISSISPDAFKPLKKLRILDLSRNYLANLPLNAFRPLETQIRSLRAEENPLHCDCESQELWEWLRDHQKLVGGGVGRNRGGGGGLRMNDMDSGLLRCEQPPELRGLVFLDLDPHAFCSAPLILKLAIQDIQPFSVLVSWQSRNHSGIRGYQVAYHALDNNEEIRARILEPASRSTKLSKLAPNTRYLICVFGLGNWVSQHLEENTVDQFNFSTHETFETVADLQMADTSTSRCTEVKTLEAPEAVISNDGASIGDVGSVSSFLTRRLGLIVGCCMGFVVFLLLVSVLGYLKVKKQRETVKREQPIPPEYISYRHFSIQSGEAGHAARQASQEGHNSNFINSMGNTNLNV, from the exons ATGTGGACGACGTGGCCGCGTACGAGGCGCAAGTGGCATGGCTCATCGCGCGGCGGACACGGAGCCCGCGGCAGCCGCAACGGGTTCCGTTTCATTTACTCGGTGGTGTTGGCGGCGTGTATGGCGGCGCAGGAAACCAGGAGCGCCAAATGCCCGCCCCCGGACACGATACCTGGATGTCCCTGCTACAATTTCGAAGACGGTCTGTTCCTGGAATGTGCCGGGGCCACGGAAGAGTCCCTCAGGAGCGCTTTGTCCGGCGTGATACACGCCGCCGAGGGAGAAG GAGCGATAGTGCAGTCGCTAAGTGTCTACGAACTGGATAAAAAAGTGGAGGAGCTTCGAGCGGCCGCGTTCCCTCCCGGCTCCCAGATCAGGCACCTACAGATTTCGCACTCGGCGATCCGTGAAATCAGCGAGGATGCTTTTAAGCGGCTGAGCAAGAGCCTGGAGTCCCTGGGGCTGGTCTCGGGTCGTCTGCCGCATGTGCCACAGAAAGCGATGGCAACGCTCAGTTCTTTAAAAGCCCTGGACCTGGAGGCAAACTTGGTGCACGAGCTGCCCAGCTACAGCTTCTACGGACTCGCTCTGATGAAGCTCAATCTGAAGGGCAACCAGATAGTGAAGATTTCGGAGTACGCGTTCGCTGGCCTGGAGGACACCCTGACCGACCTCGACCTGGCAGAGAACAAGGTTAGGGTGTTCCCGATGATCTCTCTGAGACGACTTGAGCACCTGACGTCTCTGAGACTCGCCTGGAACGAGGTATCCGAGCTTCCCGAGGACGGCTACTCCAGGCTGGACGCCCTGAACTTCCTTGACCTCAGCAGTAACAACTTTAAGAAGATCCCGTTGAACTGCTTCCGTTGTTGTCCGTCCCTGAAGGTGCTCTCCTTGTATTACAACGGCGCTGAGTTCGTGGACAAGGACGCGTTCATCTCGTTAATATTTATGGAGTCTATCGACCTGAGCCACAATAAAATCGTCTCCCTAGACGTCTCTACGTTCAGGGCGAACCAGAGGCTCAGGTCGATCGACCTTAGCCACAACCATATACACTACATCCGCGGCGTGTTCTCTAAACTCCCGGAGCTGAAGGAGCTCTTCCTTGCGGAGAACAACATCCTCGAGATACCCGCGGATACGTTCGTCGGCAGCACGAGCCTATCGGTGGTTTACCTGCAGCAGAACGCGATCAGAAGGATTGACGCGAGAGGTCTGGCGACCTTGAGCCAGTTGGCACAGTTGCACCTGAGCGGCAACTACATCGAAAAGGTGCCAAGAGACTTCCTCGAGCCCTGTGAGAACCTGTCCACCTTATCCCTGGACGGCAACAACATCAGAGAGCTGGAAGTCGATACATTTGCTAAAGCGAAGTCCTTGAGGGAGCTGAGGCTGCAGGACAATCAAATCACCGAGGTCAAGCGTGGAGTCTTTGCACCTTTACCGTCTTTACTGGAACTGCACCTACAGAACAACGCCATCACGGACATGGAGACAGGTGCTCTCAGGTCCCTGCACAGCTTGCAGCACGTGAACCTGCAGGGCAACCTGTTAGCAGTTCTAGGTGACGTGTTCCAAGTAACAAACGACATCGGACAGAACGGGAACAGCGGTAGCTCCTTGGTGTCCATTCAGCTGGACAATAATGGACTGGGCGTACTGCATAACGACTCTCTGAGAGGCCAGGCTTCCGTTAGGATCATGTGGCTAGGGCACAACAGGCTGACCAGGCTGCAAGCACCGCTATTCCGAGACCTACTCCTAGTAGAGCGCCTGTATCTGACAAACAACTCGATCTCCAGGATCGAGGACACCGCCTTCCAACCGATGCAGGCGCTGAAATACCTCGAACTCAGCATGAATCGACTGAGCCATGTTACAGTGAGGACCTTCTCCGAGCTGCATGAACTGGAGGAACTCTATCTTCAGGATAATGGGTTGCGACGATTAGATCCATATGCTCTGACCGCTCTGAAACGCCTGCGTGTCCTCGATCTGGCGAACAATCATTTGAACGTGTTGCATGATAAAATCTTCCAAGAGGGACTGCCAATAAGGACACTGAACTTGAAGAACTGCACCGTCAGCGTGATCGAGAACGGCGCCTTCCGCGGACTAAACAACTTATACGAGCTGAACCTCGAACACAACCACCTCACTGCCATTGCTTTAGATCGCTTGGATATCCCTGGCCTGAGGGTCCTAAGGATATCCTACAACAACTTCAGCCAGATCAACGGCAACTCTCTGGACGGGCTGCCATCTCTTCAGCATCTAGCCATGGACTCGTCCCAGCTATACAGGATGCCGTCGGACTTGTTCTCGAAGAACAAGAACCTGGGGAAGTTGCTGCTGAGTAACAACCTGCTAAGAATGTTGCCTGCTCTGCTGTTTCTTGGACTGGACTCGCTGAAGGAGGTGAAGCTCGATGGGAACAGGTTCCAGGAGATCCCTTACGACGTCTTCACCAATGCCACCACCGTGGAATTCCTGTCCTTGGCCAACAATGAAATTCTAAACGTGGAGATGGCGAGATTGAATGGACTGGCGAGCTTGAGGGAGCTGGACCTGCGTGGGAATTACATCATGGCGTTGTCCGGGTTCGCTGGAGTGAATCTGTCCCGTCTGATCTCCGTGGATCTCAGTCACAATCATTTGGCAGCGCTGCCAGCCAACTTCTTTGCCCGATCGAACCTACTGCGCAAGGTAGAACTGGCTGCCAACAAGTTCCATCAGATCCCTGCCGTGGCTCTGTCTGCTCAAAATATTCCCAGCCTGGCCTGGCTCAACGTCACAGCGAATCCTCTCGTCAGGATCCACGAGATCAGCTCCGAGGCTAGGTATCCAGCTCTTCAGGAGATCCACATCTCAGGGACCAACCTGACCATCGTCACCAGCCAGGACTTCGAGGCGTTCCCAGCACTCATGCACCTCTTCATGGGCAACAACATGATCTCCAGGGTGTCTCCCAGTGCATTCCGAAGCCTTCTCGAATTACTCACGCTGGATCTAAGCATGAACGAGCTGGAGCTGCTGCCACAGGAGAGACTGAAGGGATTGGAACACCTTAGACTACTGAATTTAACGCACAACAGGTTGAAAGAGCTGGAGGATTTCCCGCCAGATCTAAAGGCTTTGCAGGTGCTCGATCTATCGTACAATCAGATCAGCGGCGTAGGCAAGAGCACGTTCCAGCATCTCGAGAACTTGGCCGAACTTCATCTGTACGGGAACTGGATATCTTCGATCTCGCCAGACGCGTTCAAGCCGCTGAAGAAACTCAGAATCCTGGATCTGAGCCGGAACTACTTGGCCAACTTGCCGCTGAATGCGTTCCGCCCGTTGGAAACGCAGATTAGGAGCCTCAGGGCCGAAG AGAATCCACTGCACTGCGATTGCGAGTCCCAGGAGCTATGGGAGTGGCTGCGCGATCACCAGAAGCTAGTAGGTGGCGGTGTGGGTCGAAAccgaggcggaggcggaggatTGCGAATGAACGACATGGACAGCGGATTATTGAGGTGCGAACAGCCGCCGGAATTACGGGGGTTGGTGTTCCTGGACCTGGACCCGCACGCGTTCTGCTCCGCACCCCTCATCCTGAAGCTGGCGATCCAGGACATCCAGCCGTTCTCCGTGTTGGTCTCCTGGCAGAGCAGAAATCACTCGGGTATTAGGGGCTACCAGGTGGCCTACCATGCTTTGGACAACAACGAAGAG ATCAGAGCCAGGATTCTCGAGCCAGCCTCCCGCTCCACAAAGCTGTCGAAGCTCGCTCCGAACACTCGCTACCTAATTTGCGTCTTTGGGCTGGGCAACTGGGTGTCTCAGCACCTGGAGGAGAACACAGTGGACCAGTTCAACTTCTCCACCCACGAGACCTTCGAGACCGTCGCGGACCTTCAAATGGCGGACACCTCAACCAGTCGTTGCACCGAAGTGAAGACCCTGGAGGCACCAGAAGCAGTGATCAGCAACGACGGCGCATCCATAGGGGACGTGGGCAGCGTGAGCAGCTTCCTAACAAGACGATTAGGCTTGATAGTGGGCTGCTGCATGGGGTTCGTGGTCTTCCTGCTGCTGGTGTCCGTCCTAGGGTATCTGAAGGTGAAGAAGCAACGCGAGACGGTGAAGAGGGAGCAGCCAATTCCTCCGGAGTACATCTCGTACAGACACTTCAGCATACAGAGCGGCGAGGCTGGTCACGCGGCTCGACAGGCCAGCCAGGAAGGCCATAACTCGAACTTCATCAACAGCATGGGCAACACGAACCTGAACGTATGA